In Solanum pennellii chromosome 7, SPENNV200, the following are encoded in one genomic region:
- the LOC107026348 gene encoding tyrosine aminotransferase-like isoform X2, which yields MEVSSKWRWNFEGKEEAKTASACTIGSYLNTLNENINKNDTTKSVIPLSHGDPSGFPSFRTSKVSEDALVDALQSAKYNGYHGNPDIFHASRSIAEYLSRDYPYKLSPNDVLVTAGAKHGIDVLITALAVPGANILLPRPGYPAYKALATFNRLEMRHYDLLPEQDWKVDIDGLEALADDKTVAMVVINPGNPCGNVYEREHLKKIAEAASKLGMLVISDEAYGHLVFGSNPFVPMGVYGEIAPILTIGSISKRWMVPGWRFGWIVMCDPNGILQKHGVAESIKNYLNIGVGPPTFTLGAISRILVETPEDFYSNIINLLRKAADICYAGLREIPCFTPYKSQGSMFLMRSFLSGKTKHVIVGRHRQ from the exons ATGGAAGTTAGCTCAAAATGGAGATGGAATtttgaaggaaaagaagaagcAAAGACAGCATCAGCTTGCACTATTGGAAGTTATCTCAATACATTAAATGAAAacattaacaaaaatgatacTACAAAAAGTGTAATCCCTCTTAGCCATGGAGACCCTAGTGGTTTTCCAAGTTTTCGAACAAGTAAAGTATCAGAGGATGCTCTTGTTGATGCACTTCAATCTGCGAAATACAATGGATATCATGGAAACCCTGATATTTTCCACGCCAGTAG GTCAATTGCAGAATATCTGTCTCGTGACTATCCATATAAATTGTCGCCAAATGATGTTCTTGTCACAGCTGGGGCAAAGCATGGAATAGATGTCCTAATTACAGCTCTTGCTGTTCCTGGTGCTAATATTTTGCTTCCTAGACCAGGGTATCCAGCGTATAAAGCACTAGCCACATTTAACCGTCTTGAAATGAGGCACTATGATCTTCTCCCTGAGCAGGATTGGAAGGTGGACATCGATGGGCTTGAAGCTCTAGCAGATGATAAAACTGTTGCCATGGTTGTTATAAACCCCGGTAATCCATGTGGGAATGTGTACGAGCGAGAGCATTTGAAGAAG ATTGCAGAGGCAGCAAGTAAGCTTGGAATGCTAGTAATATCAGATGAAGCGTACGGTCATCTAGTGTTCGGTAGTAATCCGTTTGTGCCAATGGGCGTCTATGGAGAAATTGCACCTATTTTGACAATTGGCTCCATATCAAAGAGATGGATGGTTCCTGGTTGGCGATTTGGATGGATCGTGATGTGTGATCCCAATGGCATCCTTCAAAAACATGgg GTTGCGGAGTCTATCAAGAACTACCTCAACATCGGTGTTGGTCCTCCTACATTCACTCTG GGTGCTATTTCTCGTATTCTTGTTGAAACACCTGAAGATTTCTACTCAAATATCATAAACCTACTGAGAAAAGCAGCAGACATTTGCTATGCTGGTCTAAGGGAGATTCCGTGCTTTACTCCATACAAGTCACAGGGATCCATGTTTCTTATG CGATCATTTCTATCAGGCAAAACTAAACATGTCATTGTTGGAAGGCATCGACAATGA
- the LOC107026415 gene encoding tyrosine aminotransferase-like (The RefSeq protein has 2 substitutions compared to this genomic sequence), whose amino-acid sequence MENGTTTGRRRWNFKENEKLVSVSDLTVRSVLNKLMCCVDPADTRPTIPLGHGDPSAFPCFRTTPIAEDAISDAVRSAMFNGYSSTVGILPARRAVAEYLSQDLPYKLSPDDIYLTSGCGQAIEILLNALARPNANILLPTPGFPYYEAWGGFTQMEMRHFNLLPEKEWEVDLNAVESLADENTVAMVIINPGNPCGNVYSEEHLKKVAETARKLGILVISDEVYAHLAFGSKPFVPMGIFGSIAPVVTLGSISKRWIVPGWRLGWLVTNDPNGILKEHGDIDSIMGYLNISTDPATFIQGAIPQILHETKDDFFSKIVNMLREDADICYERIKDIPCITCPSKPQGSMFLMVQLHLNLLEDIEDDLDFCAKLAKEESLIILPGVAVGLKNWLRITFACEPSYLEDGFQRLNAFYKRHAKKQ is encoded by the exons ATGGAGAACGGTACGACTACAGGGAGGAGAAGATGGAACTTTAAGGAGAATGAAAAATTGGTAAGTGTATCGGATCTCACAGTAAGAAGTGTTCTTAACAAGTTGATGTGTTGTGTTGACCCTGCTGATACCCGACCCACTATACCTCTTGGCCATGGCGATCCTTCTGCTTTCCCCTGTTTTCGGACTACACCAATCGCCGAAGATGCTATTTCTGATGCCGTTCGTTCTGCTATGTTCAACGGTTATTCATCCACCGTCGGCATCCTTCCTGCTAGACG GGCTGTAGCAGAATACCTTTCTCAAGATCTCCCATACAAGTTGTCTCCTGATGATATTTACTTAACAAGTGGATGTGGTCAAGCAATTGAAATACTTTTGAATGCTCTTGCACGTCCAAACGCAAATATTCTACTTCCAACTCCTGGATTCCCTTATTATGAAGCTTGGGGTGGATTTACTCAAATGGAAATGCGCCACTTTAATCTTCTCCCAGAGAAGGAGTGGGAGGTGGACCTTAATGCGGTTGAGTCTTTGGCCGATGAAAATACTGTGGCTATGGTCATTATTAATCCTGGGAATCCTTGTGGCAATGTCTATTCAGAAGAACACTTGAAGAAG GTGGCAGAAACGGCAAGGAAGCTTGGAATTTTAGTTATTTCTGATGAAGTTTATGCTCATCTCGCTTTTGGAAGTAAACCATTTGTGCCCATGGGAATCTTTGGATCGATTGCTCCTGTTGTTACACTCGGATCCATATCAAAGAGGTGGATTGTCCCAGGCTGGCGACTTGGTTGGCTTGTTACAAATGATCCAAACGGCATACTTAAAGAACATGGG GTCATAGATTCCATCATGGGATATCTCAATATATCTACTGATCCTGCAACATTTATTCAG GGGGCAATTCCTCAGATCCTTCAGGAAACAAAAGACGATTTCTTCtctaaaatagtaaatatgCTAAGAGAAGATGCAGATATCTGTTATGAGAGAATCAAGGATATTCCTTGCATCACTTGTCCAAGTAAACCTCAAGGATCTATGTTTTTGATG GTTCAACTTCATTTGAATCTTCTAGAAGACATTGAAGATGACCTGGACTTTTGCGCGAAGCTGGCTAAGGAAGAATCTTTGATAATTTTACCAG GTGTTGCTGTAGGACTCAAGAATTGGCTCAGGATAACCTTTGCATGTGAGCCATCATATCTGGAAGATGGCTTCCAGAGACTAAATGCTTTCTATAAAAGGCATGCTAAGAAACAATAA
- the LOC107026348 gene encoding tyrosine aminotransferase-like isoform X1, whose translation MEVSSKWRWNFEGKEEAKTASACTIGSYLNTLNENINKNDTTKSVIPLSHGDPSGFPSFRTSKVSEDALVDALQSAKYNGYHGNPDIFHASRSIAEYLSRDYPYKLSPNDVLVTAGAKHGIDVLITALAVPGANILLPRPGYPAYKALATFNRLEMRHYDLLPEQDWKVDIDGLEALADDKTVAMVVINPGNPCGNVYEREHLKKIAEAASKLGMLVISDEAYGHLVFGSNPFVPMGVYGEIAPILTIGSISKRWMVPGWRFGWIVMCDPNGILQKHGVAESIKNYLNIGVGPPTFTLGAISRILVETPEDFYSNIINLLRKAADICYAGLREIPCFTPYKSQGSMFLMAKLNMSLLEGIDNDMEFCTRLAREESAIVLPGEALGLKNWVRVTFAVEISALEDGLSRIKAFCFRNAKQQ comes from the exons ATGGAAGTTAGCTCAAAATGGAGATGGAATtttgaaggaaaagaagaagcAAAGACAGCATCAGCTTGCACTATTGGAAGTTATCTCAATACATTAAATGAAAacattaacaaaaatgatacTACAAAAAGTGTAATCCCTCTTAGCCATGGAGACCCTAGTGGTTTTCCAAGTTTTCGAACAAGTAAAGTATCAGAGGATGCTCTTGTTGATGCACTTCAATCTGCGAAATACAATGGATATCATGGAAACCCTGATATTTTCCACGCCAGTAG GTCAATTGCAGAATATCTGTCTCGTGACTATCCATATAAATTGTCGCCAAATGATGTTCTTGTCACAGCTGGGGCAAAGCATGGAATAGATGTCCTAATTACAGCTCTTGCTGTTCCTGGTGCTAATATTTTGCTTCCTAGACCAGGGTATCCAGCGTATAAAGCACTAGCCACATTTAACCGTCTTGAAATGAGGCACTATGATCTTCTCCCTGAGCAGGATTGGAAGGTGGACATCGATGGGCTTGAAGCTCTAGCAGATGATAAAACTGTTGCCATGGTTGTTATAAACCCCGGTAATCCATGTGGGAATGTGTACGAGCGAGAGCATTTGAAGAAG ATTGCAGAGGCAGCAAGTAAGCTTGGAATGCTAGTAATATCAGATGAAGCGTACGGTCATCTAGTGTTCGGTAGTAATCCGTTTGTGCCAATGGGCGTCTATGGAGAAATTGCACCTATTTTGACAATTGGCTCCATATCAAAGAGATGGATGGTTCCTGGTTGGCGATTTGGATGGATCGTGATGTGTGATCCCAATGGCATCCTTCAAAAACATGgg GTTGCGGAGTCTATCAAGAACTACCTCAACATCGGTGTTGGTCCTCCTACATTCACTCTG GGTGCTATTTCTCGTATTCTTGTTGAAACACCTGAAGATTTCTACTCAAATATCATAAACCTACTGAGAAAAGCAGCAGACATTTGCTATGCTGGTCTAAGGGAGATTCCGTGCTTTACTCCATACAAGTCACAGGGATCCATGTTTCTTATG GCAAAACTAAACATGTCATTGTTGGAAGGCATCGACAATGATATGGAATTCTGCACCAGGCTTGCTAGAGAGGAATCTGCAATTGTTCTACCCG GAGAAGCACTTGGattgaagaattgggtaagagtTACATTTGCTGTGGAAATTTCAGCTCTTGAGGATGGCCTTAGCAGGATCAAAGCCTTTTGTTTCAGAAATGCCAAACAACAATAA
- the LOC107026349 gene encoding reticulon-like protein B17: protein MDTTPPSHRSETRSRTKSASRLSRLRRYDEESESLTPRVSLEIVPSPRIEVSPYGNALPPHELLLLSPSPLRRSKTRLADKLELVDDGVEPNGVRRRRRSRNSAIGASPRNNRRSRRRLEQEMREERDLGLVEEVVKPRKKRNNGKSQKDKLSLVVSNSTKSKEGEGCDLINRIELLVSDLVMWRDVARSSLWFGLGSLCFLSSCFAKGVTFSIFSIVSQLGLLFLVVSFFSHSIRQREGREMKREFQLTEDDILRMGRLILPAANLAISKTRDLFSGEPAMTLKLVPVLIIGAEYGHLITVWRLCALGFFISFIAPKLYSSYSHQIYSKAKYMKYRLLETWGNCSHKKMIAASVLTAFWNLTTVRTRIFTAFICLVIFRYCKQHEEVKVDEEMAEVEEEEEEQQQALVVLEPVKKGA from the exons ATGGATACAACTCCTCCATCTCATCGATCCGAGACTCGAAGCCGAACAAAATCAGCTTCAAGACTCTCTAGACTCCGTCGTtatgatgaagaaagtgaatcTCTCACTCCAAGAGTCTCTCTTGAAATTGTCCCTTCACCAAGAATAGAAGTTTCTCCTTATGGTAACGCTCTACCGCCCCACGAGCTTCTCcttctttctccttctcctcttCGAAGATCCAAGACTCGTCTTGCTGATAAGCTTGAGTTAGTTGATGATGGGGTTGAGCCTAATGGGGTTCGAAGGAGGCGAAGGAGTAGAAATTCTGCAATTGGTGCTTCCCCGCGTAATAATCGAAGATCGAGAAGAAGGTTAGAGCAAGAAATGAGAGAAGAGAGGGATTTGGGGTTAGTTGAAGAAGTGGTTAAACCAAGAAAGAAGAGGAATAATGGTAAATCTCAGAAGGATAAGCTTAGCTTGGTTGTTTCAAATTCAACAA AATCGAAAGAAGGAGAAGGGTGTGATTTAATAAACAGAATTGAGTTGCTTGTAAGTGATTTGGTGATGTGGAGGGATGTGGCAAGATCAAGTCTTTGGTTTGGTTTGGGGTCTCTCTGTTTCTTATCTTCTTGTTTTGCCAAAGGAGTTACTTTTAG CATTTTCTCTATCGTATCGCAATTGGGGTTACTGTTTTTAGTTGTTTCATTCTTCTCACATTCGATTCGCCAAAG AGAGGGTAGAGAAATGAAGCGCGAATTTCAGCTGACTGAAGATGACATTTTGAGAATGGGAAGATTGATACTTCCAGCTGCAAATCTTGCAATTTCAAAAACACGAGATCTTTTTTCTGGCGAACCTGCTATGACCCTCAAA TTAGTGCCAGTCTTGATAATTGGAGCTGAGTATGGACATTTGATAACTGTATGGAGGCTTTGTGCCCTTG GTTTTTTCATCAGTTTTATTGCTCCGAAACTCTATTCCTCGTATTCTCATCAGATATATAGTAAAG CCAAGTATATGAAATATCGGTTGCTGGAAACTTGGGGTAATTGTTCTCACAAGAAGATGATAGCTGCATCAGTATTGACAGCATTTTGGAACCTTACCACTGTCAGAACACGAATCTTTACAG CATTTATATGTCTAGTAATATTCAGATACTGTAAACAACATGAAGAAGTAAAGGTCGACGAAGAAATGGCTGAAgtggaagaagaggaagaagagcaGCAACAGGCATTGGTTGTGTTAGAACCTGTCAAAAAAGGGGCATAA